The following is a genomic window from Sciurus carolinensis chromosome 3, mSciCar1.2, whole genome shotgun sequence.
AGAGTATGATTATACACTGAATCTTGTGTGTCGTTCTAGTGAATCAACAAACTTGGAGGTAGTCTTCAGTACCCATAACACACTTAGATTTCCATATTTATGTTAAGATCATCTTGTCAGCTGGGCACAGTTGTGTAcacagctagggaggctgaggcattgatgatcacaagtttgagacccacctgggaaacttagggagaccctgcctcaaaataaaaaataaaatggactgggtctgtagctcagtggtagagtgtccctggattcaattcccataGGGATCACATAAAATTTGGATTTGCTACTGCAATCTTGACAGTAGTGTCCACAATTCATAGACAACAGAAATATCTATTTATCTAGGTcctccttaatttctttcagcaatgttttgcAGTGTTTAGTTAATAAATTTTGTGCTTGTTAAACTTATTCCTAGgtgttttatactttttgatCTTATTGTAGACTTGTTTACCTAATTTGCTTATTGCAAACTGATTGGTTTATACTATATAGAAATGCAGAATTGAATTTCCATATTAATCTTGTATCCCACAACCTTGAtgaatttatttgcttttgtgtgtatgtgtggtctACATTAGGGTTTTCTATATCTAAAATCATTGCACCTAtaaattaaaagttttcattatttcatcatattttggaaaatttttagcTATTATCTCTTCAAATACAGTTTCtgtcttcccctctctccttccgTTTTGAATTCCAAGTATACTAGACCGTTTGGTGTATTTCCACAGAGAACCCATTCTCTATTTACTTTTCTCCaatattctctttttcatttcaataGTTACTATTGCTATACGTTCATGTTCACTAAATTTTTGCCTTCTGTTGTCTAATCTGCTATTAGTGAATTCtgcatttcatatattttctattttctctgtagAAGCTCCATTTAGGggttgtttttgtatttttcatttcattcttcctcatgTTTGCTTTCCACTTCATCTTTTGAGTATATTTATAACAACTATTTTAAGGTCTTTGcctctttcctcatctgttaCTTCCTTGGCCTCTTTCTGTTAGACTGCTTTTTCTCCGGGTTATGGGTTTCATTTTCCTGCTCCTTTGTATGGCAAGTAAATTTTTATCAGATGCTTGATATTGCATTTTACACAGGTAAGTGTTggattctgttttcttcctctaaaaaacattttgctttttcagAAAAGCAGTAAAGTTTCTTTTGTAACTCAACTTTCTTTCATTCAAGGGTTTTCAGTTTTGAAGGATGCTGGAAATTaaaccagagcctcacacatactaagtgtgcactttatcactgagctatactatAGCTCCAGCCCCTGGCATTTGTTTTTAAGCTCTTTTAGGGCAGGTCTAGGATAACCTTTATTCTAGAACTAATTTGGCTCTGCTTTGAATGTGTGATTACTTCTGGGATCCCAACTGAATGCCCCTTATAATCATTGAGGCCTTCCTACTTTGACTGAAGAGAATGTAAATTACTTCTGTCCCATTGCGAACTCTAGGAAATATTCATCCTACAGACCCTTATTCTTTCATGAAAAGTTTTTCTTGCTTGGCCATACATACTCAGGTTATTATTCAGCTAAAGACtggaggtgtggggtgggggactATGCATATTTCTAGagcaggtttttttgtttttcttctgctttttttgtttgcatAGTTCTTTTCAGAACTTTGTTCTGAAAATTCTACCTTGACCTACTTCAGCCATGATCTCTGGCTTTTCAATTCAGCGGGGTCACTGGGCTCTTTGTGTCCTTCTGACTGTAATGCTCTCAGGCAGTCTGTTTAGTGACCACAGTCCAGCAATACATGGCAACCAACTAAGGAAAACAACAGCTTATGCATTTCATTCAGCTTTTTAGTAGTAGGAGAGTATGGACTGCCTTCCTCTTGCAGGGCCAACAGCTCACCTCCATGCGGCCTGCCCGTGTTTAATGAGATGGCTCTGTGGCTGACCTTCATTATAGCTGCAGCTGAGGTGTCCAGTGGGGGCTGGAACTCTGAAACTGAGTCCCCCCTCTCACTTCCTGCCCTTTCTCCCTTACCTTTTGCAGAAAAAGTGTGAGCGTTACTGGGCCCAGGAGCACAAGCCACTGAAGATTGGGTTTTTCTATATTACCCTGGTGAGTTGGGGCAGCAATGGGAACAGGGTTCTGCAGCCATGGGTGTTATGGGAGTTTTCAAGAAAGATACATAGATGGTAAATATTTGGACTGGACCCAGAAGGATGAATCATTTTCCCACAGTCATCTTATACTCTTCAATATTCAGGAGAATGCTCTAAGTGTCAGCATGCAAATAAATGATCAAGAATCTCTCTATATGTGTTGCCcgtgcattttttttctctctcgaTCTCttcccagtgctgggaatggaaccctggtcctcgtgcatgctaagcgagcactctaacactgagtttcAACCCCAAACCCTAGCATTATTTTGGCTCAGATCATTTGTCTCTGTAATGTAAATGTGACTAGTCATGTTACTCAAATCCTTTTTTTTACCATTTCAAAAGAACTCAGGGCAATCTCTCAAGTCACATatgcttaataaataaatataatgaaattgtTTTGCTTTAGTACCAAAGATATCTCTTGCTTTCTATTATGTGGACTTGTTTGGGTTTGTATAAtcttctttctcccctccctcaaATGTTTCCTTCATGAGAACTTTGAGGAATGTTTGGAttgaattagttttttaaatgttttaaattcaatGTCTCATCCAGAAAGCTTTGTATAAATGTATTTGGGGGCATATTTGTTCTCCCTCTTTGTTCTTACTCTTCCCACTTCATATACTCAGACAAAGGAGACACAGCTGAAAGCAGATATCATTCTTAGGACCCTTCAAGTCACATTCCAGAAGGTATGAAAGGGGAAGAAGATGTGAATGGGCTCTTGCATGGGGACAACTGTTTCCtgctctgtaaaatgggcattCACAATAGTACACTCCTCAGTTATtatctgatgattttttttttttaaccattgtgGTACTGAGGGTACTGATCCTGCATTTGactatgctaggcaagcactctcccactgagctacatccccggccctatcTGGTGGATTTAAATGGAAGATGCTTAGAAGTAGACCTGGTGTGTAGGTGCCcaataaatgctttttctatttttcaattttctattcCTGCCTCAGGAATCCCGTTCTGTACACCAGCTGCAGTATATGTCCTGGCCAGACCGTGGGGTCCCCAGCAATCCTGATCACATGCTCACTATGGTGGAGGAAGCCCGTCGCCTCCAAGGATGTAGCCCCAGGCCCCTCTGTGTCCACTGCAGGTTTAGTGAATGGGTTTTATGAGAATCTGGTGAGGCAGAGGGGACAGGAATGATGGAGGGAGGTGAGGCAGGGAGAGCAGGGTTTGGAAGTCAGGCTATTCATCTATTTTGAAAAACCTGGAGCCATACTTGCTCATGCTGCATGAACTGAAGTTGTTAGTGTTTGTTGAGCAGATTGCTTGCTATCTGATGTTCAACAAATTCATGTGattaaaaagtttttcctttgaaattataATCTGGGGTTTCTGCAAATCAAGAGGTCTTGTGGGCATCTCCCCTCATCCCTATGCCCCCAAATGCTCCATTTAAAAGATACATGGGCAGGCCCTGATGAGCTTGCTTGGATTCTCCTTCTGTCAGTGCTGGCTGTGGGCGGACAGGAGTCCTGTGCATTGTTGATTACGTGAGACAGTTGCTCCTGACTCAGGTATGGTGAGGGCACCCATGTGTGTGCAGTGTGCTCCACACCCACAAGGTCCAGCTCATACCACACCCCTCTCTTTTTGACCTAGATGATCCCACCTAACTTCAGTCTCTTTGATCTGGTCCTTGAGATGAGGAAGCAGCGACCTGCAGTGGTCCAGACAGAGGTgtgagcctcagcctcctgattcccAAGGACACCGGCTTggtttccttccccctcccctttgTTCCCTTCTTGATGGCCTTCACCTCAACAGGAACAGTACAGGTTCCTGTACCACACAGTGGCTCAGATGTTCTACTCAGCGGTCCAGACCACCAGCCCCCGCTACCAGAACCTCAAGGAGTTCCAGACCCCCAGCCCTCACTACCAGAACCTCAAGGAGGTCCAGACCACCAGCCCCCACTACCAGAACCTCAAGGAGGTACAGATCACCAGCCCCGACTACCAGAACCTCAAGGAGGTCCAGACCACCAGCCCCGACTACCAGAACCTCAAGGAGGTACAGAATCCTCTTTCCAATCGCTTCCTGCTCACCCTCAACATCCTCAAATCCCTGTCCCCCTTCTAAGAACAGACACTGATTATGATGGCTGTATTTGCTTCTGCTAGGCTCTCTTACAAGGTTGTCCCTGCTTAAGCTTACCCCCCAAATCCATGGTGATCCTCCTCCATTAGGAAGCTGGCCAGTTTCATCCAAAACTTCATGATTCCTGCCTCCTGTTTTCCCCTAGAATTGTGCCCCACTCTACGATGATGCCCTCTCCCACCGgacttccccagcccttcttgCCGTACCCCGCCCACCAGGTGGGGTGCTCAGGTACTGGTTCCATCCCATGTTTCTTCCCTTTCAATTTCTCAGGCTCTGAGGCTAGCCCTTTCCCCTCTCTTGAAAAACCAGCACTTTTTTTGCTGTTCAGTTCACCCAATATTTGCTGGCCCTTTCTTTGAACTGCTCTCTGGGAACCTTCCCCAAGAAGACCATTTTGTCCAAGCAGTCCTGTCGTCTCTGCATCCAAGCCtagcccttttccttttcctttttcctctagtCAATGATTGATTTaggccaatttaaaaaataattaatttgacGAATATTTCTTGATGTTCACTTGTCGAGTCTCTTGGGTGCTGAGGGTACAGTTAACCCTCTGCAGCTAACTTCACCACATCCTTGAAACTAGCCCTTGGTTTTAAGGCTATCCCTTTGACTTTCCTTAAATGCCACTACCTCACACTTTGACTCATTAAACATTTACACAGAAATGATCACCCCCAATACCAATGCCCTGACCCCACTTACTGGCAGGGCCCTACGGACaaacggacacacacacacacacacacacacacacacacacacacacacacaccgcgaGACTCCTCCCTCAGCCTCGGAGCCCAgcccgcccctcccctcctctcctgcgGGAAGGAAGCCGGCGGTTTGCGCTGAGCATGCACCCCACTCCGCCCTCCCTCGGAGTTGCCGTTTCACTTCCTCTGAGCCCTCCCGTTACGCAGGAGCATCTCGGTGCCAGGGGCTCCTACCCTCCCCATGGCCGACACCTATGCTGTAGTGCAGAAGCGCCAGGCCCCTGCGGGCGCCGGGCCAGTGGTGCGAGAGCACAGCACCGAGGAGAAGCCACTCTACAGCCAGGTGAAGTCACACGCCCAGCGTCCCGGGGCACAAGCAGAGGACGTGCGGGGTTCACTACCTGGCCGCGGTGAGTTAAGACCATAGCGGGGTTGGAGAGAGTCCAAACCCACTTGCCCTTCTCGGGACCCCATCCTTCTGGGCTCCGCAGTGCCGGGTGGGCCTGGAGGACCCCACCCCAAGCCAAGTAACCCGGCCTGGCCACGCCCCCTGCTACTCTTTGGTGGTGTCCCGGAAGCTTCCCCAGGCTAGCCGCTGTTGGGTCCCAGTTCTGCATTAGGCGATGTAATCTCGTTTGGCTAAGTAGTGCCCCAAAGGCAAGTGTCACTCCCTCACCCCAACCTGGCCACACCTTTGGCACACGCCCTCTCCAGAAAGGCACCGCCCCCCAGCTCTCCTCCTTAGGCCTTAGGAATCTGTGTCCCGGTGGCGCCAGGTGGAGGACTGTGAGACCGCCTGAGCTGACCTGTGGGGGGATTTCCTGCCCGCAGTTCCTGCTAACCAAAGCCCTGCCGGACCTGATGCCTATGAGGACGTGGCGGAGGGAGCTCAGACTGGTGGGTTAGGTAAGTTTGGTAGAGCCTGGTTTGCTAGGACTCTGCAGATTTGGATGAACCCCAGGAGTTTGGGGTTTAGGGGTGGGGTATGGGACTCAGGCTCTCGGAATCCTATAGATGTGGCTACAGATAACCGGAATACCTCCAGGTGTAGGATGACTTTCCGCAAGTTGTCTACTTCTTCAGGCCTTAGCTTCTCTGTGAGACCTTATGGTACCCTTCCTCTCCCAGGCTTCAATCTGCGAATTGGAAGGCCGAAAGGACCCCGAGACCCCCCTGCTGAGTGGACCCGGGTGTGAGTTCTGCACCTGTATCTACCTGTTGCTACACATGTGTGTTGGAACTGCACCTGCTGGCCACCACTCTGCTGTGGGATATGTTGGGAATGGGATGCTGGGTCTGGATCCAAATAAGAATTTCTTGGGGTGGGAAATGTGAGGGTTTTGCCCCAGTGATTACAGCAGTCAAGACTTGAGGTTGGGTGACATAGGTAGAAGATAATGCCTAGTGAGGCTACCCTGAGAAGACCCTAGAAAGAACACCTGGAATAggtaccaccaccaccccacttCCCCAGTTAAGCCAAGCCTAGCCATAGCCAAGAAGACTGACCCAGACAGACATAAGTAGATTCTGAGATAGTCAGACAGATGGATCACCAATCATACCCCTAAACAGTCAGACCTTCTGTGGGATTAGTCCACACCTGGACAAATGGACCCTAGTGAGAGAGACAGACCAACCAACAGCCTGACAGATGTGTCTCAAGACATTACTGAGCAGACAGAGCCCCCAAAAGACAGACCCCCTTCACTGGTTACACAGCCAGATGGTTCCCAACCTGATACAAGACATCTCAGCAGGGCAGTCCCCAGGTGGGCAAACTGACTGACCAACCTCCTAGCTAGACAGACTTCCTACCAGATTTAAACACTTGCCACACAGACAGATCCTCAAATGCACAAACATTGCAGCTAGCTTGCCAGATTTCCAGCTCTCCAGACAGATGGATCCCTAGGCAAGCAGACAGTCCCCACCAACACAGACTCCATTTCAGCAGACACATTGATTAGATCCTTCTGGGCAGACAGCTGGGTGGACCActgttatggtttcaatatgaTATGTTCCTCAAAAACTCtcgttaatgcaggaatattcagaggcaaaTGGATTACATTATAAgaactgtgacctaatcagtccatcctaggtTGAATGGACTGGATTGTATTGTAGTCAGGtgggggtgtagctggaggaggtgggtcactggtgggtgtgccctggaagggctgTTCTTCTAGtggcccttcctctctctgcttctctctgcttcctgatcctgcCTGTGTTGAGTAGCTTTCCTCTTTTGGTCCCTTCCCTCATGATGTGCCGCCTCACactggacccagagcaatggagtcttccatctatgaactgagacatctgaatccatgaaccccaaataaacttttcctcctctaagttgctcttggtgggtattttgttcacagtaaCACAAAAACTGACACAAACAACCACTAGGCAGTCAATTTGCCAGACAGATCGACCTTCAGAGACATATCTCAACTTGGGTAGATCCAGATCATCTGCCAGTTGGGTAAACATTGCAAATCAACTGTAACTTAAGGCAGACAGACTCCCTGATATCAGATAGATGAATTCCAAGCTCCTGAGATAAATGGATCTCCCATTTGATGAATGGACCCCTCCCTAGTTAGATAGATGATAGACTACCCTTAACCAGGGATAGATGGACCCCAGCTAGATAGACCCCAGCGAGATGGACACCAGCTGAAAAGACAGTTGATCCCCCCAGGTGGACAGGCAAACCTCCCAAATGAGTAGATACATATCTACAGGTTTTCAGATAGATGGCCCCCTCCAAGAAATTAGATCTTATCTAGACAGAACCCAGCCAGTCCGATATCCAACCAGACTGACCCCCTAGCTATTGACCCAGATCCCTTAGCAGACATACATAGACTGCTGCCTGGCAGACACATTTGTAATCAGCTAAATGAACCTCTAGCATTTCAAGCCAGATGGACCTGCCACTAGCCAGACATACTGATGAGCCTCCAAGATAGACCCCACTAGAAAATGAACCAGCGGTACCCTGACTTTAGCTTGACAAGAATCAAGCTGACCCTTAAACAGTCTCTGCCTGGACAGACATGCAGACCTCCAGTTACAAACACAACAGCCAACCTGACCCCCAGATAAACACCCACTGAACCAGAAAGATCTCCAGCTGGACAGATAGACAACTGAACCACCTAGTCAGAAAGTCAAACAGTCCCCCATCCAGAAAGAACTTCAAATCAGGTGAATTTCTAGGTGGACAAAAAGATAAGAGTAAATTTATGCACAGTGTTCCAAAAACCCTGATCCAGCTCTGTGCTCCTGCCTCCCAGTGTAATCTTCCCAAACAGGTCAGGGTCTATCTCATAGTATCAGGCATATCCAGGCTGATTCCTAACCATCCCTCCTGGTATGTTGTCCTCTCCAGGCTATTGGAAAGCTGACCTGTATCCATGATGTACACAGACTGAGGCCTCTACAATGGACAGGTGCACACCCCTCACATAGTTATTCTCAGAATTCAGTGAAACAGCAAGTCAGGATCTCAGTTCAGAATCCTCATGCTGTGCTCCATAAATATCAGACCATAATCATCTCTGGGTTCCCAGGTTCACTTTGGTCCTGAGACAAGTCATTTGCCTTTTGCTAAAAGGAGGATGAAATTTGCTTTCCTTGACTACAAAGCTTGCTGCATTGAGTTAAGTCAAGTGCTTTAAGATATCTGTACAAAAAGCAGCTCAACCAACAGAAACCAGGGATGACAGAGAAAACTTGGGGTTCTCCACTGTCACAGGAAACCAGTGTCACCATGAGTCCAAACTTTCAGATGGAAGTTGGGGCTGATCATGTTggaaagaggcaggaaggaggttCCAAGATCCTGGTAGCAGAGGAGGAAGCATAGACCAACCTCAAAGACAGAAATATTACTTAAATGAATCTGGAGATCCACAGGGGAAAAGCAGTAAGGTCCTGAAAGGTAGGGAATATGGCAGAATAAGGAGACATGTTCTTTCCAGAATGGAAACAGAAGTCAATTAGAGCTGCCTTTTGGAGTctgttctggaggccagaaatcagAACTATGGGCTGAAGTTGACAGGACCATGCTAGAACTTTTAGGGATTAAGTTTGAGTtgaataaaatgtttacaattCTCAGTTGCTCATTCTggatagaaagaaaagaggttctagccagatgtggtggtgcacaactgtgaTCCACTTCaacttggaagctgaggcaggaggataacaagtttgaagcttgcctgggcaacttagtgagtccctatctcaaagtaaaatgtagctcagtgataaaatatcccctgggttcaatcctcagtcagAGGAGGGGGAAGACAAAAGAGCAGTTCTGTTGAAATTGAAGAGAACTGTTCCCCTGTGACCCACTGAGTAGGAAGACACCAGGTAACACAAAGTAATCAGTAGTTTTTTTGTGTATGcagtgccaaggattgaactttgggactcatgtatgctaggcaaagtGCTCTTCCAGTGAGCCATACCCAGGCCCAACATCAAATAGGTTTGCAGAGGCAGAGGATGCAGGAGAGTACTGGGCTGACTCTGtccatgttttatttcatttagtcctcaaaacagtatgtgtgtgtgtgtgtgtgtgtgtgtgtgtgtgtgtgtgttactgtggatcaaatccagggctgtATACatcatggtaggcaagcactctattactgaatTCTGCCCTGAAACTTCAAACAACATTTTAGCTCAATATTACAGGTAAAACAGTCATTTAGGTTCATATTATGGgtgaaaatgaggctcagagaataTGGCTGTTAATTTGAAGTTCTAGGCAACACCGAGACCATTGATTTCATAAAAACCATGATGGTGTCAGGCAGAGTGaagcatgcctgtagtcccagagcctctggagattgaggcaggaggatcaaaagttcaaagccagcctcagcaacttagcaaagccctaagcaacttagtgagaccctatctcctaataaaatataaaaagggctggggttgtggttcagtagttaagtgcaatccctggtatctccccacaaaataataataatggtctCAGTGTTTGGTATAGAAACTCATGGTTGTGGGCAAATAAGGCCCTAATCTTCAAATGAATACAATAGAAGTAACTTTGTTACACCTCATTTCACAGAGCTGAGGGAACAGGGTATCATTTAATGTttctataaactttaaaaaaataatggaggaactttagattatgtagaggtaaatgagagagagagggtatgaaaaatggtggaatgaaacagacatcattatcctacgtacatgtatgattacatgaatgatatgaatctacatcttgcacaaccatagaaacggaatgatgttcctcatatgtgtacaatgaatcaaaatgcagtctgtaaaaaatgagagacaaaaaaattatgtattttttagtacaaccatagaaaagaaagttgtaccccatttgtgtacaatgaatcaaaatgcagcctgtaaaagtaaaaataaattaaagcaatatatatatatatatatatacatattagttatagatggacacaatacctttattctatttatttatttttatgtggcgctgaggatcaaacccaatgcctcacacttgctaggcagtTGCTACCACTGTGCTATAACCCTAGCCCCTCTATAAACTTTTAAAGGCCCTGTATAACAGTAGTCAGTAGCTTGAACTCAACCCCTTTCTAGCTGTGAACTTGAACAAATATGGTACTTTCACTCTGGATCAATTTCCTAATACACGAAATGGGAGCAATAAAGTAACCTTTATCATAGGGTTGCCACACATGTAATTTTTCAGAGCAAGTGTGGATCTGACTATTTACAATAAATGAAGAtagatgtttaaatttttcaggAATTATCACCAGAATAaatgtcttgttttgttttgttttgttttgtttgtaccaggtATTCAATCTAGGGGCctttaaccattgagctacatccccaaccctttttaaattttttattttgagacagagtctcactaaattgcttagggacttacTAAGATGCTtaagctgaccttgaatttgtgatcctcctgcctcagcctccctaatctctggaattataggcatgcaacaccataCCTGCTAAAACTGAATTCTACATAGTTGGAATGATAATATTGAAAGCTCCactttaaacagataaataaaagttaagttGAATATGCATTTCCCTACTTAAAAATTCAACAGATCTAATATTTGATAGTAGCTTCATTTTacatcaatgagaaaaataaatgaaagatatattCAATATAGTCATAACAATCATTATATAgcgattttggaaaaaaaaattgagccttACATAATCCCGTTCAGCAGAACAAATTCCAAATGCATTAAAGATgaaatgtgaattaaatattAAACCATAGCGTCGGTGTGGTGGcccaagcctataatcccagtggctaaggcagctgagacaggaggatctggagttcaaggccagcctcagcaacttagcaggccttaagcaattcagtgagatccagtctctaaataaaattcaaagaagggctagggatgtggttcagtggttaagtgcccctggattccatcccagtAGAAATATATATAGCAGTGAGGaaattgatgttttcatatatggcCACTGAGTGtataaattcttaataaaaactttaatggtctgtatctattaaaatttaaagaacacaTATCCTTTGAAACACaaatttcatttctaggagtttaTCTCACATGGCTACTCAAGACTTCAAAATGACTACAAAATGATTAAATCAGATTATTTACTGCAGCACTGTCTGTAGTTCAGAAGATTGGGGATAACTTAAACATTCTCCAGGGGGGCCTAGCTATGAAAGTGCTAGAATGGATTATTGTGaaactgttttaaaaaggaagatggaggaagaagaggaggagggggaagggaggggggagggaggaggaggaggaggaag
Proteins encoded in this region:
- the Ptpn18 gene encoding tyrosine-protein phosphatase non-receptor type 18 isoform X1, which translates into the protein MSCSLAAARSFLEHLEQQGGRKGTVLAAEFSDIRARSAAWKADGVRSTDVGSRPENMQKNRYKDVVPYDQTRVILSLLQEEGHGDYINGNFIQGTDGNQSYIATQGPLPHTLLDFWRLVWEFEVKVILMACQETENGRKKCERYWAQEHKPLKIGFFYITLTKETQLKADIILRTLQVTFQKESRSVHQLQYMSWPDRGVPSNPDHMLTMVEEARRLQGCSPRPLCVHCSAGCGRTGVLCIVDYVRQLLLTQMIPPNFSLFDLVLEMRKQRPAVVQTEEQYRFLYHTVAQMFYSAVQTTSPRYQNLKEFQTPSPHYQNLKEVQTTSPHYQNLKEVQITSPDYQNLKEVQTTSPDYQNLKENCAPLYDDALSHRTSPALLAVPRPPGGVLRSISVPGAPTLPMADTYAVVQKRQAPAGAGPVVREHSTEEKPLYSQVKSHAQRPGAQAEDVRGSLPGRVPANQSPAGPDAYEDVAEGAQTGGLGFNLRIGRPKGPRDPPAEWTRVFPLLVPSLMMCRLTLDPEQWSLPSMN
- the Ptpn18 gene encoding tyrosine-protein phosphatase non-receptor type 18 isoform X3, whose translation is MSCSLAAARSFLEHLEQQGGRKGTVLAAEFSDIRARSAAWKADGVRSTDVGSRPENMQKNRYKDVVPYDQTRVILSLLQEEGHGDYINGNFIQVILMACQETENGRKKCERYWAQEHKPLKIGFFYITLTKETQLKADIILRTLQVTFQKESRSVHQLQYMSWPDRGVPSNPDHMLTMVEEARRLQGCSPRPLCVHCSAGCGRTGVLCIVDYVRQLLLTQMIPPNFSLFDLVLEMRKQRPAVVQTEEQYRFLYHTVAQMFYSAVQTTSPRYQNLKEFQTPSPHYQNLKEVQTTSPHYQNLKEVQITSPDYQNLKEVQTTSPDYQNLKENCAPLYDDALSHRTSPALLAVPRPPGGVLRSISVPGAPTLPMADTYAVVQKRQAPAGAGPVVREHSTEEKPLYSQVKSHAQRPGAQAEDVRGSLPGRVPANQSPAGPDAYEDVAEGAQTGGLGFNLRIGRPKGPRDPPAEWTRVFPLLVPSLMMCRLTLDPEQWSLPSMN
- the Ptpn18 gene encoding tyrosine-protein phosphatase non-receptor type 18 isoform X4 is translated as MSCSLAAARSFLEHLEQQGGRKGTVLAAEFSDIRARSAAWKADGVRSTDVGSRPENMQKNRYKDVVPYDQTRVILSLLQEEGHGDYINGNFIQGTDGNQSYIATQGPLPHTLLDFWRLVWEFEVKVILMACQETENGRKKCERYWAQEHKPLKIGFFYITLMIPPNFSLFDLVLEMRKQRPAVVQTEEQYRFLYHTVAQMFYSAVQTTSPRYQNLKEFQTPSPHYQNLKEVQTTSPHYQNLKEVQITSPDYQNLKEVQTTSPDYQNLKENCAPLYDDALSHRTSPALLAVPRPPGGVLRSISVPGAPTLPMADTYAVVQKRQAPAGAGPVVREHSTEEKPLYSQVKSHAQRPGAQAEDVRGSLPGRVPANQSPAGPDAYEDVAEGAQTGGLGFNLRIGRPKGPRDPPAEWTRVFPLLVPSLMMCRLTLDPEQWSLPSMN
- the Ptpn18 gene encoding tyrosine-protein phosphatase non-receptor type 18 isoform X2, giving the protein MSCSLAAARSFLEHLEQQGGRKGTVLAAEFSDIRARSAAWKADGVRSTDVGSRPENMQKNRYKDVVPYDQTRVILSLLQEEGHGDYINGNFIQGTDGNQSYIATQGPLPHTLLDFWRLVWEFEVKVILMACQETENGRKKCERYWAQEHKPLKIGFFYITLTKETQLKADIILRTLQVTFQKESRSVHQLQYMSWPDRGVPSNPDHMLTMVEEARRLQGCSPRPLCVHCSAGCGRTGVLCIVDYVRQLLLTQMIPPNFSLFDLVLEMRKQRPAVVQTEEQYRFLYHTVAQMFYSAVQTTSPRYQNLKEFQTPSPHYQNLKEVQTTSPHYQNLKEVQITSPDYQNLKEVQTTSPDYQNLKENCAPLYDDALSHRTSPALLAVPRPPGGVLRSISVPGAPTLPMADTYAVVQKRQAPAGAGPVVREHSTEEKPLYSQVKSHAQRPGAQAEDVRGSLPGRVPANQSPAGPDAYEDVAEGAQTGGLGFNLRIGRPKGPRDPPAEWTRV